One Streptomyces sp. RPA4-2 genomic window carries:
- a CDS encoding XRE family transcriptional regulator: MATHIGVDPKTVERWITQDRAPYRRHRLAVAAFVREDEAYLWPNGLPDGQRQDAADAEVLKVYPHRSYVPSDLWLQLFGRAEREIGVLVHAGVFLAENPRWPQLLKLKASSGVRARILLGDPSSPEIQRRGEEEEIGEGVAYKVREVMKLYRPLYSVPGIEFRKHRSTLHNSLYRSDDEWLVNTQVYGVSAPMAPVLHLRRVAGAELVSTYQQSFEKVWSEAVPIEGSS; encoded by the coding sequence ATGGCAACCCACATCGGAGTGGACCCGAAGACCGTCGAGCGCTGGATAACTCAGGACCGTGCGCCCTACCGGCGCCACCGCCTTGCCGTCGCCGCGTTCGTACGCGAAGACGAGGCATATCTCTGGCCGAACGGCCTTCCCGACGGCCAGCGTCAGGATGCTGCCGACGCCGAGGTCCTGAAGGTGTACCCGCATCGCTCCTACGTTCCTTCGGATCTCTGGCTCCAGCTCTTCGGCCGCGCCGAGCGCGAGATAGGCGTACTCGTCCACGCGGGGGTCTTCCTCGCGGAGAACCCGCGTTGGCCCCAGCTGCTAAAGCTGAAGGCGTCGTCCGGCGTACGGGCCCGGATCCTGTTGGGCGACCCCAGCAGTCCGGAAATCCAGCGGCGGGGCGAAGAGGAGGAGATCGGCGAAGGCGTCGCCTACAAGGTGCGCGAGGTCATGAAGCTCTACCGCCCTCTGTACTCGGTCCCGGGCATCGAGTTCCGGAAGCACAGGTCGACCCTTCACAACTCCCTCTACCGCTCCGACGACGAGTGGCTGGTCAACACGCAGGTCTACGGGGTGAGCGCCCCGATGGCCCCGGTGCTCCACCTCCGCCGCGTCGCCGGCGCCGAGCTGGTCTCGACGTACCAGCAGAGCTTCGAGAAGGTGTGGTCCGAAGCCGTCCCCATCGAAGGGTCCTCATGA
- a CDS encoding DUF2637 domain-containing protein — protein MTTTTHTSERPTVPPLTTPELWLLGAVAVLAAGVGGLGLASSFEAVSTAGARWGFASPWMLPVGIDTAIPVFTAAFLLLIRTDMPLGWVRFVPWALTGVTCWLNVAAGHSLSAKLAHGTMPLLWVVLSEVAAHVYASRIGAVTGRRMEKIRRSRWLLAPLSTLALWRRMTLWEVTSYTDALGRERERQLARAQLRQQHGRRWRSKTPRPERVLLKLGELAPASEDIPPVPPQDPKPPKQDTPKQPRKRTTKAKATKAPRTPAELLAEARTATAEWADDAINAEAIRTTLHCSAANSRVLRDLLLSERADGRRLHPINDTDGGESGEGAAA, from the coding sequence ATGACGACCACGACGCACACGAGCGAGCGGCCGACGGTCCCGCCGCTGACGACCCCGGAACTGTGGCTGTTGGGTGCAGTCGCCGTGCTCGCGGCCGGCGTGGGCGGGCTGGGCCTGGCCTCTTCCTTCGAGGCCGTGTCCACGGCCGGGGCCCGCTGGGGCTTCGCCTCCCCGTGGATGCTGCCCGTGGGTATCGACACGGCGATCCCGGTGTTCACTGCAGCGTTCCTGCTGCTGATCCGTACGGACATGCCGTTGGGCTGGGTGCGGTTCGTGCCGTGGGCGCTGACCGGGGTGACGTGCTGGCTGAACGTCGCGGCCGGGCACTCGCTGTCCGCGAAGCTCGCGCACGGCACGATGCCGCTGCTGTGGGTGGTCCTGTCCGAAGTCGCCGCGCACGTGTACGCCTCCCGGATCGGCGCCGTCACCGGTCGGCGGATGGAGAAGATCCGCCGCTCGCGCTGGCTGCTCGCCCCGCTGTCCACGTTGGCCCTGTGGCGCCGCATGACCCTGTGGGAGGTCACCTCCTACACGGATGCGCTGGGGCGCGAGCGGGAGCGGCAGTTGGCCCGCGCGCAGCTGCGGCAGCAGCACGGCCGCCGCTGGCGCTCCAAGACACCCCGCCCCGAGCGGGTGCTGTTGAAGCTCGGGGAGCTGGCCCCGGCCAGCGAAGACATCCCGCCCGTCCCGCCCCAGGACCCGAAGCCGCCCAAGCAGGACACCCCGAAGCAGCCGCGCAAGCGCACCACCAAGGCCAAGGCCACCAAGGCGCCGCGGACCCCTGCGGAGCTGCTCGCCGAGGCGCGGACGGCCACGGCGGAGTGGGCGGATGACGCGATCAACGCTGAGGCGATCCGGACCACGCTGCACTGTTCGGCAGCGAACTCTCGCGTGCTGCGGGACTTGCTGCTCAGCGAGCGGGCCGACGGCCGACGTCTGCACCCCATCAACGACACCGATGGCGGCGAGAGCGGCGAGGGGGCGGCGGCATGA
- a CDS encoding GGDEF domain-containing protein yields the protein MNTPVTVLLSALPPAAGWAVHAWRLRARLNTARRDPLTGLRARDGFTRRATVLLKDPRAVVVLADVDRFKQINDTFGHAAGDALLKATADRLTHYVQGSGVAGRLGGDEFAAVVIDDHGTAGDLLAVLHGVLGRPVDGQDPAMRTTVSLGWVRAADFPDDDLSGLLRRADEAMYAAKQARAGLRRAGLGRLFATVTGRRAGRTGARTGAPVVGVAA from the coding sequence ATGAACACCCCGGTCACCGTCCTGCTCTCCGCACTGCCGCCGGCTGCTGGTTGGGCTGTCCACGCGTGGCGGCTGCGGGCCCGTCTCAACACGGCGCGGCGTGACCCGTTGACCGGCTTACGGGCCCGTGACGGCTTCACCCGCCGCGCCACCGTCTTGCTCAAGGACCCTCGCGCGGTGGTGGTACTGGCCGACGTGGACCGCTTCAAGCAGATCAACGACACGTTCGGGCATGCGGCCGGGGACGCGCTGTTGAAGGCGACCGCCGACCGCCTCACCCACTACGTTCAGGGCTCCGGGGTGGCCGGGCGGCTCGGGGGCGACGAGTTCGCTGCCGTCGTCATCGACGATCACGGCACCGCGGGCGACCTGCTCGCCGTCCTTCACGGCGTCCTCGGCCGCCCGGTCGACGGCCAGGACCCGGCGATGCGGACCACCGTCTCGCTCGGCTGGGTGCGGGCCGCGGACTTCCCCGACGACGACCTGTCCGGGCTGTTGCGGCGCGCGGATGAGGCGATGTACGCGGCCAAGCAGGCTCGCGCCGGACTGCGCCGTGCGGGACTGGGGCGGCTGTTCGCCACGGTCACCGGTCGGCGTGCCGGCCGCACCGGTGCCCGTACCGGCGCGCCGGTTGTGGGGGTGGCGGCCTGA
- a CDS encoding RRQRL motif-containing zinc-binding protein, producing MSTAFSKCYDPSGTRFGVPTFPWRFAPDGYATRRQLRDRGLRPGGQPIAAQVIRRHRGRKSGVQVAYLYRVDRARPVRPMTSRKWGALALAMLARRTCPQCQSDAGYVIPTSLGTCVSCAYPEEQRAA from the coding sequence ATGTCCACGGCGTTCAGCAAGTGCTACGACCCCAGCGGCACCCGGTTCGGGGTCCCCACCTTCCCGTGGCGCTTCGCCCCCGACGGCTACGCCACCCGCCGTCAGCTCCGGGACCGCGGACTGCGGCCGGGCGGACAGCCGATCGCTGCGCAGGTGATACGCCGCCACCGGGGCCGGAAGTCCGGGGTGCAGGTCGCCTACCTCTACCGCGTCGACCGCGCCCGCCCGGTGCGGCCGATGACCTCCCGCAAGTGGGGAGCGCTCGCTCTTGCGATGCTCGCCCGCCGCACCTGCCCGCAGTGCCAGTCGGACGCCGGATACGTCATCCCGACCTCGCTCGGAACGTGCGTGTCCTGTGCCTACCCCGAGGAACAGCGCGCGGCATGA
- a CDS encoding cell division protein FtsK — protein MKHPDDDNELFNRLEAEMGDPAAPSGGEVVDLGKARTARGESTDPSPDPSADSRPSKSADPEPTESADGRPTLVDSTVPTMSGPGVIDRIKNSKRLDVFPAWLKSAAEFKEALGWLAGHAWHTAAFHAVRVPFVYLPKLVWRSPRGALHTLGRVGRWSVDAEGEALRQYTATNEQVDEYLKLSRQRDRRVRLRMILTILGSLFTLGTVLFLVYGAEPMTQVIAAAVAVLGFGLAGAPADAPLTTRAVIKTEVQKLTSDIVVKAMASIGIGQIASAVAKGKDGIQFAAPITREGPGWRADIDLPLGVTVADVADRRARLASGLRRPLGCVWPDADPNEHEGRLILWVGDRDLSKTGIVKWQLATARRHDIFKGIPFGLDPRGRGQSVPMIQHNVLIGSQPGQGKTASVRVLACGAALDPSVEMWLHELKGTGDVDALACTCHRFVSGIDDDSIKYAADSLTLLRAEVMRRAAAIKKLPRDLCPDKRITRTIADKRSLKLWPLLAVFDECQNLFAHPKYGKQAGEDAEFIIKLGRALGVILILATQRPDKDSLPTGISGNVSIRFCLRVAGQVENDMILGTSAYRNGVRATAFRPEIDAGNGYLAGAGPLPSVVRTAYLDDPATNAIAQRALALRKAEGTLSGHALGEDAESTAGPSYDLLADVAAVVPVSEKRVWNERIAARLAELRPEVYGGWKGENVTSALKPHGIKTTGVAGTTDDGERTTRRGIVRDDLTTAIAERDENRGAA, from the coding sequence GTGAAACACCCCGACGACGACAACGAACTCTTCAACCGGCTCGAAGCCGAAATGGGCGACCCCGCGGCCCCGTCCGGGGGCGAGGTGGTCGACCTCGGCAAGGCCCGGACCGCGCGCGGCGAGTCGACCGACCCGAGCCCCGACCCCTCGGCCGACTCCCGGCCGTCGAAGTCGGCCGACCCGGAGCCGACCGAGTCGGCCGACGGACGGCCGACGCTGGTCGACAGCACGGTGCCGACCATGTCCGGCCCCGGCGTCATCGACCGCATCAAGAACTCCAAGCGACTCGACGTCTTCCCGGCCTGGCTCAAGTCGGCCGCGGAGTTCAAGGAAGCGCTCGGCTGGCTGGCCGGGCACGCCTGGCACACCGCCGCCTTCCACGCGGTCCGCGTCCCATTCGTCTACCTGCCCAAACTCGTCTGGCGCTCCCCGCGCGGCGCGCTCCACACCCTGGGCAGGGTGGGCCGTTGGTCCGTGGACGCCGAGGGTGAGGCGCTGCGGCAGTACACGGCTACGAACGAGCAGGTGGATGAGTACCTGAAGCTCTCGCGCCAGCGCGACCGGCGCGTCCGCCTGCGGATGATCCTCACCATCCTCGGCTCCCTTTTCACCCTGGGCACGGTCCTGTTCCTGGTCTACGGGGCGGAGCCGATGACGCAGGTCATCGCCGCCGCGGTGGCCGTGCTCGGCTTCGGCCTGGCCGGGGCGCCGGCCGATGCGCCGCTGACGACGCGTGCGGTCATCAAGACCGAGGTACAGAAGCTGACCAGCGACATCGTGGTCAAGGCCATGGCCTCCATCGGCATCGGCCAGATCGCGAGCGCGGTCGCCAAGGGCAAGGACGGCATCCAGTTCGCCGCTCCCATCACCCGCGAGGGCCCCGGCTGGCGCGCGGACATCGACCTGCCGCTCGGAGTCACGGTCGCGGACGTCGCCGACCGGCGTGCCCGACTCGCCTCCGGCCTGCGCCGCCCACTCGGGTGCGTGTGGCCGGACGCCGACCCCAACGAGCACGAGGGACGCCTCATCCTGTGGGTGGGGGACCGGGACCTGTCCAAGACCGGCATCGTCAAGTGGCAGCTCGCCACCGCCCGCCGCCACGACATCTTCAAAGGCATCCCGTTCGGCCTGGACCCGCGCGGCCGCGGCCAGTCGGTGCCGATGATTCAGCACAACGTGCTGATCGGCTCGCAGCCCGGCCAGGGCAAGACCGCCTCCGTCCGCGTGCTCGCCTGCGGAGCGGCACTGGACCCGTCGGTGGAAATGTGGCTGCACGAGCTGAAAGGCACCGGCGACGTCGACGCCCTCGCCTGCACCTGCCACCGGTTCGTCTCCGGCATCGACGACGACTCCATCAAGTACGCCGCCGACTCCCTCACCCTGCTGCGCGCCGAGGTCATGCGCCGCGCTGCCGCGATCAAGAAGCTGCCGCGGGACCTCTGCCCGGACAAGCGCATCACCCGCACCATCGCCGACAAGCGCTCCCTCAAGCTGTGGCCGCTGCTCGCCGTGTTCGACGAGTGCCAGAACCTCTTCGCCCACCCCAAGTACGGCAAACAGGCAGGTGAGGACGCCGAGTTCATCATCAAGCTCGGCCGCGCCCTCGGAGTGATCCTGATCCTGGCCACCCAGCGCCCCGACAAGGACTCGCTCCCGACCGGGATCAGCGGCAACGTGTCCATCCGCTTCTGCCTGAGGGTCGCCGGCCAGGTCGAGAACGACATGATCCTCGGCACGAGCGCGTACCGGAACGGCGTGCGCGCCACCGCGTTCCGCCCGGAGATCGACGCAGGCAACGGCTACCTCGCCGGAGCGGGCCCCCTGCCGAGCGTGGTCCGCACCGCCTACCTCGACGACCCGGCCACCAACGCCATCGCCCAGCGCGCCCTCGCCCTGCGCAAGGCCGAAGGCACCCTGTCCGGGCACGCGCTCGGGGAGGACGCCGAAAGCACCGCGGGTCCCTCGTACGACCTGCTCGCCGACGTCGCCGCCGTCGTCCCTGTCTCGGAGAAGCGGGTGTGGAACGAGCGGATCGCCGCCCGGCTCGCGGAACTGCGGCCGGAGGTCTACGGCGGCTGGAAGGGCGAGAACGTCACCTCCGCACTCAAGCCGCACGGCATCAAGACCACCGGCGTGGCCGGGACCACCGACGACGGCGAGCGCACCACCCGCCGCGGCATCGTCCGCGACGACCTCACCACCGCGATTGCTGAGCGTGACGAAAACCGGGGCGCCGCCTAG
- a CDS encoding DNA cytosine methyltransferase, protein MTYPVAPLEDGNISLCTGSGALDQAVEAVTGLPTVLVGEKDPAASRLLASRLPLVDNLGDITAVDFAALAATVSRPVALTAGFPCQDISNAGPRGGIAGDRSGLWKTIVCAVRHLRPRLVFLENVAALRSRGLDVVAADLAAIGYDARWMCLRAGDPEVGACHRRDRWFAVAYPAAEDSHLTARTQRRTAAPGQAPGGWARAHAGGRSGVLVAPDGRLRLLPTPAAADGTGGPGTSPKRQGGMNLRTAVTLLPTPAARDWKSGASNLLGTNSRPLNEVVVNLLPTPKASDGPHGGPNQRDTAGNYYLPGQAVRLDGRWVATNGTDYGPAIRRWEQVLGRPAPEPTEPGTKGNRRLSPAFVEWMMGADPGWVTGPDLGLSRSDQLKILGNGVVIHQAALAYRALLAATAPEAAEAASAQLTLDIA, encoded by the coding sequence ATGACCTATCCCGTCGCGCCGCTGGAGGACGGCAACATCAGTCTGTGCACCGGCTCCGGTGCGCTGGACCAGGCCGTGGAAGCCGTCACCGGCCTGCCCACCGTTCTGGTCGGCGAGAAGGACCCGGCCGCCTCCCGCCTGCTCGCCTCCCGCCTGCCCCTTGTGGACAACCTTGGGGACATCACGGCCGTCGACTTCGCCGCCCTGGCCGCAACCGTGTCCCGCCCGGTGGCGCTGACGGCCGGGTTTCCCTGCCAGGACATCTCCAACGCCGGACCTCGGGGAGGGATCGCCGGTGACCGCTCCGGACTGTGGAAAACCATCGTCTGTGCCGTTCGCCATCTTCGACCCCGACTCGTCTTCCTGGAGAACGTCGCAGCCCTGCGCAGCCGGGGACTCGATGTCGTCGCCGCCGACCTGGCCGCGATCGGGTACGACGCGCGGTGGATGTGCCTACGAGCTGGAGATCCCGAAGTCGGCGCCTGCCACCGCCGGGACCGCTGGTTCGCCGTCGCGTATCCCGCTGCTGAAGACTCCCACCTCACAGCTCGGACGCAACGGCGGACCGCAGCACCCGGACAAGCGCCGGGCGGGTGGGCACGGGCCCACGCTGGAGGACGAAGTGGTGTTCTTGTTGCCCCCGACGGGCGCCTGAGGCTGCTGCCCACCCCGGCCGCCGCCGACGGCACCGGTGGACCCGGCACCTCGCCCAAACGGCAGGGCGGGATGAACCTGCGCACCGCTGTCACCCTGCTGCCCACCCCCGCCGCGCGTGACTGGAAGTCCGGCGCCTCCAACCTCCTTGGAACCAACTCCCGTCCCCTGAACGAGGTGGTGGTGAACCTGCTGCCCACCCCCAAGGCGTCGGACGGGCCACACGGCGGGCCCAACCAGCGTGACACGGCGGGCAACTACTACCTGCCCGGCCAGGCCGTGCGCCTCGACGGCCGGTGGGTGGCCACCAACGGCACCGACTACGGGCCCGCCATCCGCCGCTGGGAGCAGGTTCTGGGCCGACCCGCGCCCGAGCCGACCGAGCCCGGGACCAAGGGGAACCGCCGGCTGTCCCCGGCGTTCGTCGAATGGATGATGGGCGCCGATCCCGGCTGGGTCACCGGCCCCGACCTGGGCCTGTCCCGCTCCGACCAGCTCAAGATCCTCGGCAACGGCGTCGTCATCCACCAAGCCGCACTCGCCTACCGCGCCCTGCTCGCCGCCACCGCGCCCGAAGCCGCGGAGGCCGCGTCGGCTCAGCTCACCCTCGATATCGCATAG
- a CDS encoding bifunctional DNA primase/polymerase produces the protein MPYPDGPAQLASALDAASRDWRVFPLIPGDKRPAVRDWEQRATADHVRITRCWTHAAYNVGIATGPSGLVVIDLDRPKHPTDTPPAEWAKHGVTEGADVLAVLCERHGQPLPTDTYTVGTWSGGTHLYFAAPESEPLRNTAGDSTRGLGWKVDTRAVGGLVVGAGSTFNNRPYAVTHNAPVAPLPGWLAELLRPTPLPPQKPVTVALTGHGRRAAFLRSAVNGEVERVTGSGEHQHNDALFIAAAALGQLVAGGELSEADVTGWLLTAALQVGQGEREARRTIASGLRAGARRPRTVAA, from the coding sequence ATGCCGTACCCCGACGGCCCTGCCCAGCTCGCCTCAGCGCTTGACGCAGCGTCGCGAGACTGGCGCGTCTTCCCTCTCATCCCCGGAGACAAGCGGCCCGCCGTCCGCGACTGGGAACAGCGCGCCACGGCCGATCACGTCCGCATCACCCGGTGCTGGACACATGCCGCGTACAACGTCGGCATCGCGACTGGCCCGTCCGGCCTGGTCGTCATCGACCTGGACCGGCCCAAGCACCCCACCGACACCCCGCCGGCCGAATGGGCCAAGCACGGTGTCACGGAAGGCGCCGACGTGCTCGCCGTACTCTGCGAGCGCCACGGCCAGCCCCTCCCCACCGACACCTACACGGTCGGTACTTGGAGCGGCGGCACCCATCTGTACTTCGCCGCACCGGAGAGCGAACCTCTGCGGAACACCGCCGGGGACAGCACCCGAGGGCTCGGCTGGAAGGTCGATACCCGCGCCGTGGGCGGACTCGTGGTCGGCGCGGGCAGCACCTTCAACAATCGCCCGTACGCGGTCACCCACAACGCCCCTGTGGCGCCGCTGCCCGGCTGGCTCGCCGAACTCCTACGCCCCACCCCGCTGCCTCCGCAGAAGCCCGTCACAGTCGCCCTCACCGGACACGGACGCCGTGCGGCCTTCCTGCGGTCCGCCGTCAACGGCGAGGTGGAACGGGTCACCGGCTCCGGCGAACACCAACACAATGACGCGCTCTTCATCGCCGCAGCCGCCCTCGGACAGCTCGTCGCCGGCGGCGAGCTGAGCGAAGCCGACGTCACCGGCTGGCTCCTCACTGCCGCGCTCCAGGTCGGACAGGGCGAGCGCGAGGCACGGCGCACCATCGCTTCCGGCCTCCGGGCCGGAGCACGGCGCCCCCGGACGGTCGCCGCATGA
- a CDS encoding AAA family ATPase, whose protein sequence is MSTSPIPPLHLYSVPSDTEAAPLAPPKRERPRTAWTADQLMAANFPEPKWAVPDILAEGVSLLAGPPKVGKSWLSLGLALAVAAGGQAFDSVPVQGGPVLYLALEDTPRRLQTRMGKLLGGKPAPAGLTLVTECPPFPQGGTEAIAQWLDRNPDARMVVIDVFAKMRGQAPQGVSAYDADYVSVGYAKRLADHYGIAVVLVHHVRKAGSDDFLTEVSGTNGIAGAADATLVLKRARGQADGILHVTGRDVDESEYALSFQPASGAWHLLDGPVSDHTVGDTRATILRYVRAHSGARPKDMAGELPNVDLDTIRRTCNRMADAGQLTKDAGGRYYPDTDTRTEGAQEVSALSACPVMPSDLREQSGQSELELSGLSGADEAERMAE, encoded by the coding sequence ATGAGCACCAGCCCCATCCCGCCCCTGCACCTGTACTCCGTGCCCAGCGACACCGAGGCAGCCCCGCTCGCGCCCCCGAAGCGGGAGCGCCCGCGGACCGCATGGACGGCCGATCAGCTCATGGCCGCCAACTTCCCCGAGCCCAAATGGGCCGTGCCCGACATCCTCGCCGAAGGCGTCAGCCTGCTCGCCGGACCGCCCAAGGTCGGCAAATCCTGGCTCTCCCTCGGGCTGGCACTCGCGGTCGCCGCCGGAGGCCAGGCGTTCGACTCCGTACCAGTTCAGGGCGGGCCCGTGCTCTATCTCGCCCTGGAGGACACCCCGCGCCGCCTTCAGACCCGGATGGGCAAGCTCTTGGGCGGAAAGCCGGCTCCCGCTGGGCTGACCCTGGTCACCGAGTGTCCGCCCTTCCCCCAGGGCGGAACCGAGGCCATCGCACAGTGGCTGGACCGAAACCCCGACGCCCGCATGGTCGTCATCGACGTGTTCGCCAAGATGCGCGGACAGGCCCCGCAGGGCGTATCGGCGTACGACGCGGACTATGTCTCTGTCGGCTACGCCAAGCGGCTCGCGGACCACTACGGCATCGCTGTCGTCCTGGTCCACCACGTCCGCAAGGCAGGCTCCGACGACTTCCTGACCGAGGTGTCCGGGACCAACGGCATCGCGGGCGCGGCAGACGCCACCCTCGTGCTGAAGCGGGCCCGCGGGCAGGCAGACGGCATCCTGCACGTCACCGGCCGCGACGTGGACGAAAGCGAGTACGCCCTCAGCTTCCAACCCGCCTCCGGCGCCTGGCACTTGCTGGACGGACCGGTGTCCGACCACACCGTCGGCGATACCCGCGCCACGATCCTGCGCTACGTCCGCGCTCACTCGGGGGCCAGGCCGAAGGACATGGCGGGCGAGCTGCCGAACGTCGACCTGGACACGATCCGGCGTACCTGCAACCGCATGGCCGACGCCGGGCAGCTCACCAAGGACGCTGGCGGCCGGTACTACCCGGACACGGACACCCGGACAGAGGGCGCGCAAGAGGTGTCCGCACTGTCCGCCTGTCCGGTTATGCCATCTGACCTGCGCGAACAGTCCGGACAGTCGGAATTGGAGCTGTCCGGCCTGTCCGGTGCGGACGAAGCCGAAAGGATGGCGGAATGA
- a CDS encoding AlpA family transcriptional regulator has protein sequence MSARTLDEKMTVKEVIADLKVAPSTFYRWRQLGKGPRAIKLPNGDVRIRRSEYERWLTEREDAA, from the coding sequence ATGAGCGCCCGCACGCTCGACGAGAAGATGACCGTCAAGGAGGTCATCGCCGATCTGAAGGTCGCCCCGTCGACCTTCTACCGGTGGCGCCAACTGGGGAAGGGCCCCCGCGCGATCAAGCTCCCGAACGGCGACGTGCGAATCCGGCGGTCGGAGTACGAGCGGTGGCTCACGGAGCGGGAGGACGCTGCGTGA
- a CDS encoding site-specific integrase, with amino-acid sequence MADALAAVALAMVKRGDSAPDDKYLRLAFRWGMVPANAREDPPAELKTAYEWLTTQDRPVADLADVEVFEDVVYRLSYRLDGTPAAGETHRRRRRALNTALEHAVASKELPENPLQGARGKRVGSGGVVDRRVLVNAVQGRQLLIGVSYVGSWDRSRGRRLVAFYGVLYYAGLRPAEAVGLRLSDCHLPEEGWGTLTLRETRPVSGKQWTDSGERHDRRGLKARESDTDRPVPIPPVLVAILRAHLKEFGTAKEGRVFGNERGGVVGSSTYWRVWEEARPFALPPDRVESPLAGRPYDLRHACITRWLNAGVPIAEVARRVGNSPEVIHRRYHGCVDGHEEAANLKIAKALEGEGDVA; translated from the coding sequence ATGGCGGACGCGCTCGCGGCCGTGGCGCTGGCCATGGTGAAGCGCGGGGACAGTGCTCCTGACGACAAGTACCTGCGGCTGGCATTCCGGTGGGGGATGGTCCCCGCGAATGCGAGGGAGGATCCGCCGGCCGAGCTGAAAACCGCGTACGAGTGGCTCACGACGCAGGACCGGCCGGTTGCCGACCTGGCGGACGTCGAGGTGTTCGAGGACGTGGTGTACCGCCTCAGCTACCGGCTGGACGGTACCCCGGCGGCGGGGGAGACGCACAGACGGCGGCGGCGCGCCCTGAACACGGCCCTCGAACACGCAGTCGCCTCCAAGGAGCTCCCGGAGAACCCGCTCCAAGGAGCCCGTGGGAAGCGCGTGGGCTCCGGTGGGGTGGTGGACCGCCGCGTGCTCGTGAACGCCGTACAGGGACGCCAGTTGCTCATCGGCGTCTCCTACGTCGGCTCGTGGGACCGCAGCCGCGGGCGGCGCCTGGTGGCGTTCTACGGGGTCCTGTACTACGCGGGGCTCAGGCCCGCTGAGGCGGTCGGGCTGAGGCTCTCTGACTGCCACCTGCCGGAGGAGGGTTGGGGCACGTTGACGCTGAGGGAGACACGTCCCGTATCGGGCAAGCAGTGGACGGACTCCGGGGAGCGGCACGACCGCCGGGGCCTGAAAGCTCGCGAGTCCGACACCGACCGCCCGGTGCCCATCCCGCCCGTCCTGGTCGCCATCCTTCGAGCCCACCTGAAGGAGTTCGGGACCGCCAAGGAGGGGCGCGTGTTCGGGAACGAGCGCGGGGGAGTCGTCGGCTCATCCACGTACTGGCGCGTGTGGGAGGAGGCGCGACCGTTCGCCCTTCCGCCGGACCGCGTCGAATCGCCGCTCGCCGGGCGCCCGTACGACCTGCGTCACGCATGCATCACACGATGGCTGAACGCCGGGGTCCCGATCGCTGAGGTCGCCCGGCGGGTCGGCAACTCCCCGGAGGTGATCCACCGCCGGTACCACGGGTGCGTGGACGGACACGAGGAAGCCGCCAACCTGAAGATCGCAAAGGCTCTTGAGGGGGAGGGCGACGTAGCCTGA